The Sphingobium sp. JS3065 genome includes a region encoding these proteins:
- a CDS encoding efflux RND transporter periplasmic adaptor subunit — MSRRYTLIAGAATIALILSGLWWFASRPVETGNSAPASNAQPTDGILAVDARRAAQMGIRLMPATAAADAALATIPAMIEPPANARVAVAATFPGTVLRTLVVEGDSVRRGQPLAIIASRDVLTIGADLSRANARRGVAEANAARLSLLSREGIIAGARADEANAIAAEARADVSEKSRILAMVGGHGASGSYTLTAPIAGRVTSASIQTGNPVDGTTAPYVIDATDRYEVVGQLPERLIGQVRPGMSVRLLPNLTGRIVAVGTAIDPATRSAGLKAEIPAGPGVVAGRATSIVIVGPAPAGAVSVPDTAVTMIDGKPVVFVTARGGFAVRAVTGGSGSDGRTVLLSGIRPGEQVVVSGTSALKALATAQ, encoded by the coding sequence ATGTCCAGACGATACACCCTCATTGCGGGCGCCGCGACGATCGCCTTGATTCTATCAGGCCTGTGGTGGTTCGCCAGTCGACCGGTCGAGACGGGCAACTCCGCGCCGGCAAGCAACGCCCAACCGACAGATGGGATCCTGGCGGTGGATGCGCGCCGCGCCGCGCAGATGGGTATCCGCCTTATGCCCGCGACGGCAGCCGCGGATGCGGCGCTCGCCACCATCCCCGCGATGATCGAGCCTCCCGCCAACGCCCGGGTGGCGGTGGCCGCGACCTTTCCCGGCACCGTGTTGCGGACTCTCGTGGTCGAGGGCGACAGCGTGCGGCGGGGCCAGCCGCTGGCGATCATCGCCAGCCGCGACGTGCTGACGATCGGCGCGGACCTCAGCCGCGCGAACGCGCGGCGTGGCGTAGCCGAGGCCAATGCCGCGCGGCTCTCCCTGCTCAGCCGCGAAGGCATCATCGCAGGCGCGCGCGCTGACGAAGCCAATGCCATCGCAGCCGAGGCTCGCGCCGACGTTTCGGAAAAGTCGCGCATCCTGGCGATGGTGGGCGGTCATGGCGCCAGCGGCTCCTATACGCTGACGGCTCCTATCGCGGGTCGCGTCACCAGCGCCTCCATCCAGACCGGCAATCCGGTGGACGGCACCACCGCGCCCTATGTGATCGACGCGACGGATCGCTATGAAGTGGTCGGCCAATTGCCCGAACGGCTGATCGGGCAAGTGCGCCCCGGCATGAGCGTGCGGCTACTTCCCAACCTCACCGGCCGGATCGTCGCGGTGGGAACGGCCATCGATCCCGCGACCCGTTCGGCCGGCCTCAAGGCGGAGATTCCGGCCGGACCCGGTGTTGTCGCGGGGCGCGCAACCAGCATCGTCATCGTCGGCCCGGCGCCGGCGGGCGCGGTCAGCGTGCCCGATACGGCGGTCACCATGATCGACGGCAAGCCGGTTGTGTTCGTGACCGCGCGCGGCGGCTTTGCCGTGCGCGCCGTGACCGGCGGCAGCGGCAGTGATGGCCGCACGGTGCTGCTCTCCGGGATCAGGCCCGGTGAACAGGTGGTGGTTTCCGGTACGAGCGCGCTCAAGGCGCTCGCCACCGCGCAATAG
- a CDS encoding sensor histidine kinase — MTVQRSISRRLKRGLGLIGVAGTVLLLAAVAFFYSVTFTHLDARAAMIRAIKEMLEHVALPLVVLLVPVAIMVLRVIRQAFAPLEDAAARIEAAQGHERGFRIDASQMPAEALPFVYAVNDLLARLDQAARRQEAFAADVAHELRTPLALLSLELDRLDYDDAARLKEDVAAMRRLIDQLMLLAQIDAAEAAQTAPEQVSLADVASEVVSAVAPGIIAQGKLIAFDTRGQAAVVNGRREAIAAALRNLIENAARVTPAGGTIQVFAGPHALLGVRDEGPGLALERLRDLVQRHRRADHASKDGAGLGLAIVDRIMAAHGGTLETDPADRELVLRFPAT, encoded by the coding sequence ATGACCGTGCAGCGCTCCATCTCACGGCGCCTCAAACGCGGTTTGGGCCTGATTGGTGTGGCGGGCACCGTTCTGCTGCTGGCGGCGGTCGCCTTCTTCTACAGTGTCACCTTCACACATCTCGATGCACGCGCGGCGATGATCCGCGCGATCAAGGAAATGCTTGAGCATGTCGCTCTGCCGCTTGTCGTCCTGCTCGTTCCCGTCGCGATCATGGTGCTCCGAGTGATCCGCCAGGCCTTCGCACCGCTGGAAGATGCCGCCGCCCGGATCGAGGCTGCACAGGGCCACGAACGAGGGTTCCGCATCGATGCGTCGCAAATGCCCGCCGAGGCGCTACCCTTCGTCTATGCGGTCAACGATCTGTTGGCGCGGCTCGATCAGGCCGCGCGGCGGCAGGAAGCGTTCGCCGCCGACGTCGCGCACGAGTTGCGCACGCCGCTCGCCCTCCTGTCTCTCGAACTCGACCGGCTTGACTATGACGACGCCGCGCGCCTCAAGGAAGACGTGGCGGCCATGCGCCGGCTGATCGACCAACTCATGCTGCTCGCGCAGATCGACGCGGCGGAGGCCGCCCAGACCGCTCCCGAACAGGTGTCACTCGCGGATGTGGCGAGCGAGGTCGTCAGCGCCGTGGCGCCGGGGATCATCGCACAAGGCAAGCTGATCGCGTTCGATACCCGCGGTCAGGCTGCGGTCGTGAACGGCAGGCGCGAAGCGATTGCGGCAGCGCTGCGCAATCTGATCGAGAATGCCGCGCGCGTGACGCCGGCTGGTGGCACGATCCAGGTCTTCGCCGGCCCCCACGCGCTATTGGGCGTGCGGGACGAGGGCCCTGGGCTGGCGCTCGAAAGGTTGCGCGACCTTGTGCAACGCCACCGCCGCGCCGACCATGCGAGCAAGGATGGCGCCGGCCTCGGCCTCGCTATCGTCGACCGGATCATGGCGGCCCATGGCGGCACGCTTGAGACCGATCCGGCCGACCGTGAACTGGTGCTGCGTTTTCCCGCGACCTGA
- a CDS encoding response regulator transcription factor, with protein sequence MRLLIVEDNERMAALIADGLQRRGFVCDVAHDLAQADAAMGSASYDAIILDLGLPDGDGIDWLASRRKYQQMPPAIIQTARGALEDRVTGLDSGADDYIVKPFEIDELAARIRALLRRPGVRTQPVIEVGMLRFDTASRSASIGDREIDLSRREADLLELLMRRAGTVVHREVIENALYSFNDPVTPNAVEAAISRLRRKLEDTGVAGALHTVRGVGYMLKDGKA encoded by the coding sequence ATGCGCCTTCTCATCGTCGAAGATAATGAGCGAATGGCGGCACTGATCGCCGACGGTCTTCAGCGCCGGGGCTTCGTGTGCGATGTTGCCCATGATCTCGCACAAGCCGACGCTGCGATGGGCAGCGCGAGCTATGATGCCATCATACTCGACCTCGGCCTGCCCGACGGCGACGGGATCGACTGGCTCGCGAGCCGCCGAAAATATCAGCAGATGCCGCCTGCCATCATCCAGACCGCGCGTGGGGCGCTGGAGGATCGCGTCACCGGTCTCGATTCCGGCGCAGACGATTATATCGTCAAACCCTTCGAGATCGACGAGCTCGCCGCGCGCATCCGCGCCCTGCTGCGCCGGCCTGGCGTTCGAACCCAGCCCGTCATCGAAGTCGGCATGCTGCGTTTCGACACGGCAAGCCGCTCTGCCAGCATTGGCGATCGCGAGATCGACCTTTCGCGCCGCGAGGCGGACCTTCTGGAACTGCTGATGCGGCGAGCCGGCACGGTGGTCCATCGCGAAGTGATCGAGAACGCGCTCTACAGCTTCAACGATCCGGTGACCCCCAATGCGGTCGAAGCCGCCATTTCGCGTCTGCGCCGCAAGCTCGAAGACACGGGCGTGGCCGGCGCGCTCCATACCGTTCGGGGTGTCGGCTATATGCTGAAGGACGGGAAGGCATGA
- a CDS encoding cytochrome b/b6 domain-containing protein, with protein sequence MTNSEYTRTFKVWDTPLRLFHWLLVLAISIAFLSSDDDSPIASWHMVAGWSAAALLAFRLIWGFVGGEHARFVNFIRPTAIATHARDLLAGHPRRSVGHNPLGAIAVVALIGLTGIVIWSGSSVAAGGMDKDLHETLAYSLLALIGLHVGAVLLMSLLTGENLVRAMISGRKKNSLYPNVREARGPGLFAALLGAAAIVLAIIAIVMVDPTAFAPQQRHSHHGSHEERD encoded by the coding sequence ATGACAAATTCTGAATATACAAGGACATTCAAGGTTTGGGACACGCCGCTACGGCTATTCCATTGGCTGCTGGTCCTAGCGATCTCGATCGCGTTTCTCTCTTCCGACGACGATAGTCCGATCGCATCGTGGCATATGGTCGCAGGATGGTCTGCTGCTGCCTTGCTTGCGTTCCGTCTGATCTGGGGCTTCGTCGGAGGCGAGCATGCCCGGTTCGTGAATTTCATTCGGCCAACAGCAATCGCCACCCATGCACGCGACCTTCTAGCTGGCCATCCTCGACGTTCCGTGGGTCATAATCCACTGGGCGCGATCGCAGTCGTGGCGCTGATCGGATTGACCGGAATCGTCATCTGGAGCGGCAGCAGCGTTGCGGCAGGCGGCATGGACAAAGACCTTCATGAAACCCTCGCCTACAGCCTGCTTGCTTTGATCGGGCTTCATGTCGGCGCCGTGCTGTTGATGTCGCTGCTCACCGGCGAAAACCTTGTTCGCGCGATGATCAGCGGCCGCAAGAAGAACAGCCTCTATCCGAATGTGCGTGAGGCTCGGGGACCAGGCTTGTTTGCGGCTCTACTTGGTGCCGCAGCGATCGTTCTGGCAATCATCGCCATTGTCATGGTGGATCCGACCGCCTTCGCGCCGCAGCAACGCCATTCCCATCACGGTTCGCACGAGGAAAGGGATTGA
- a CDS encoding VIT1/CCC1 transporter family protein, which yields MSRLRSHPERHAVSRIGWLRAAVLGANDGIVSTASLIVGVAASGAGKANILVAGMAALVAGAMSMAAGEYVSVSSQADTENADLARERGELAVQPVLEHQELADIYVKRGLNEELARQVADELMAKDALAAHARDELGISEVVTARPIQAALTSAATFSTGALMPLLLVAVVPHDSLVAIEVAATLLFLALLGALGAWAGGARPMKSILRVTFWGALALAATAGIGRLFGTVV from the coding sequence ATGAGCCGACTAAGATCCCATCCCGAACGCCATGCGGTGTCACGCATCGGCTGGCTACGCGCGGCAGTGCTGGGAGCCAATGATGGGATCGTTTCGACCGCGAGCCTCATCGTCGGCGTCGCAGCCTCCGGCGCGGGCAAGGCCAATATCCTGGTCGCAGGGATGGCGGCGCTGGTGGCAGGCGCCATGTCGATGGCCGCCGGCGAATATGTCTCGGTCAGCTCTCAGGCGGACACGGAGAATGCCGACCTCGCCCGGGAAAGAGGTGAACTCGCCGTTCAACCGGTGCTCGAGCATCAGGAACTGGCGGACATCTATGTCAAACGCGGTCTGAATGAGGAACTGGCCCGGCAGGTAGCCGACGAACTAATGGCAAAGGATGCGCTGGCCGCGCATGCCCGCGACGAACTCGGCATTTCCGAAGTCGTGACCGCCCGCCCTATCCAGGCCGCGCTCACATCCGCCGCAACTTTCAGCACAGGCGCCCTCATGCCCCTGTTGTTGGTCGCCGTCGTTCCGCATGATAGCCTCGTCGCAATCGAGGTCGCGGCAACCCTGTTGTTTCTCGCACTGCTGGGCGCGCTTGGCGCCTGGGCCGGGGGCGCCCGCCCCATGAAATCAATCCTACGGGTCACATTCTGGGGCGCGCTGGCCCTGGCTGCGACCGCGGGCATCGGGAGGCTGTTCGGAACAGTGGTTTGA
- a CDS encoding L,D-transpeptidase: MATAGASHAPSTRFSRRTLLAGTMTAALCLTAAPIRAMALDPGSIAASVEALRPGEFLWAPEAAPDGPVVIIVSLARQRAYVYRNGVLIGISTVSTGAAGHETPTGVFTILQKKVAHRSNLYNDAPMPYMQRLTWDGIAMHAGNLPGYPASHGCIRFPLTFAEHLYDVTQLGLTVIITQASEIPRFAPAPRILQDTARRSSFGNAFLTVWQPEKALTGPISIIVSAADQRAVVLRNGIEIGSAPVAIRGKISGLQAFNLASIDEHGTHWMFLPVFGGAQTGEVSRQDRERLILPEDFRRGLLSVLKPGSTLIVTADTLESGSTGTSLTVLTGEDAQADTNER, encoded by the coding sequence GTGGCAACGGCCGGCGCATCCCACGCACCATCGACACGCTTCTCGCGCCGAACGCTTCTTGCCGGCACCATGACTGCCGCGCTCTGCCTGACCGCCGCTCCGATCCGCGCTATGGCGCTTGATCCAGGATCGATCGCGGCGAGCGTGGAAGCGTTACGGCCAGGAGAGTTCCTGTGGGCGCCCGAAGCGGCTCCCGATGGTCCGGTGGTCATCATCGTCAGCCTCGCCAGGCAGCGGGCCTATGTCTATCGCAACGGCGTCCTGATCGGCATCTCGACCGTTTCCACCGGCGCAGCCGGCCACGAAACGCCGACCGGGGTTTTCACCATCCTCCAAAAGAAAGTCGCGCACAGATCGAACCTCTACAATGACGCGCCGATGCCCTACATGCAGCGCCTCACCTGGGACGGGATTGCCATGCACGCCGGCAATCTTCCGGGCTATCCCGCCTCGCACGGATGCATCCGGTTTCCCCTGACGTTCGCCGAGCACCTCTATGATGTCACGCAGCTTGGCCTGACGGTCATCATCACGCAGGCAAGCGAGATTCCGCGCTTTGCCCCAGCTCCCCGTATCCTGCAGGATACGGCCCGGCGCTCGTCGTTCGGGAATGCCTTTTTGACGGTCTGGCAGCCAGAGAAAGCACTCACAGGGCCGATCTCCATAATCGTCAGCGCGGCGGACCAGCGCGCCGTGGTGTTGCGAAACGGCATCGAAATCGGTTCGGCGCCTGTCGCCATCCGCGGCAAGATCTCCGGCCTTCAGGCCTTCAACCTCGCCTCCATCGACGAACACGGGACGCATTGGATGTTCCTCCCTGTATTTGGCGGTGCACAGACGGGGGAAGTCTCGCGGCAGGACCGGGAGCGGCTAATCCTTCCCGAGGACTTCAGACGGGGCCTGCTGTCGGTGCTCAAACCGGGAAGCACGCTGATCGTCACGGCCGATACCCTCGAAAGCGGGAGTACAGGCACATCCCTGACCGTGCTCACGGGCGAGGATGCCCAAGCGGATACAAACGAACGATGA
- a CDS encoding universal stress protein: MQLASEWRAHLVLLHVQRDPDPADMLDGLQAAESRLHARLRAEVADPDIPVETRLATGAVSQAVLEASTACGADLIVTGISRHDDIGDFLIGTTVERMIRHAHAPVLIVKEKTQHHYRRVLVATDFSGCSAQALRTAMAAFPAAEITLVHAYHVPLEALRGREGPAAALQARIAYDLDAFLDRTDLPADARDRLDINVDYGEVCEVVRNHVKLSETDLAVIGTHGRSALTVAVLGSTARALLSRLDCDVLLVRQQPQADAAV, translated from the coding sequence ATACAGCTGGCGAGCGAGTGGCGCGCACATCTGGTTCTTCTCCACGTTCAGAGGGATCCCGATCCCGCAGACATGCTCGACGGACTGCAGGCCGCCGAGAGTCGCCTTCATGCCCGCTTGCGGGCGGAGGTGGCGGACCCGGATATTCCGGTCGAGACACGCCTCGCCACCGGCGCCGTCTCGCAGGCGGTGCTGGAAGCGTCAACCGCATGCGGGGCGGATCTCATCGTGACCGGCATCTCGCGCCATGACGATATCGGGGATTTCCTGATCGGCACGACCGTGGAGCGCATGATACGCCATGCTCATGCGCCGGTGCTTATCGTGAAGGAAAAGACCCAGCACCACTATCGCCGGGTCTTGGTCGCAACCGATTTCTCCGGCTGCTCGGCCCAGGCGCTTCGCACGGCCATGGCCGCATTCCCCGCTGCCGAGATCACTCTCGTTCACGCCTATCACGTGCCGCTGGAGGCACTTCGGGGCCGGGAAGGGCCGGCAGCTGCGCTGCAGGCCAGGATAGCCTATGATCTGGATGCCTTTCTGGACAGGACCGATCTGCCCGCCGACGCACGCGACAGGCTGGATATCAATGTCGACTATGGCGAGGTTTGCGAGGTTGTCCGCAATCATGTGAAGCTGAGCGAAACCGACCTGGCCGTGATCGGAACGCACGGTCGATCGGCCCTGACGGTGGCGGTGCTCGGCAGCACGGCGCGGGCGCTGCTCAGCCGTCTCGATTGCGATGTCCTGCTCGTGCGCCAGCAGCCGCAGGCGGATGCTGCCGTCTGA
- a CDS encoding phospholipase D family protein, protein MLATWVYGLFASRAQGEPSYALSIERGRTPLDQRIGATTDAHPGESGLLLLDENLDAFAARGLSARKVERSLDLMYYIWHDDLTGRLLLAEALSAADRGVRVRILIDDIGTSHTSDAMIAMAHHPHIEIRIFNPTRARQGGLRRGIEMMLRAFSVTRRMHNKAWIADGRVAILGGRNIGDAYFDAATQTNFRDMDVLVMGPAVAQTEKIFDDYWNSGLALPVDRLSPLKDPGAALTRIAAELSNAANEAAARPYLERIAKRLSLLDPETTRPDWTRAARVIADPPRKVLGKEGKNWLMHDLLPVFDAARERLEITSPYFIPGEEGTAALAAIAAKGVSVSVLTNSLAATDVAAVHGGYARYRVPLLEAGIKLWELRPEHQERDFSLRGSSRASLHTKAFTADGHMGFIGSMNLDPRSASLNTEMGVLFESEALARKMAAIWQRDTAPSRSYEVCLTSDGDVAWAGSRNGVPVRYDREPEASFWRRLTAQAIGLLPLESQL, encoded by the coding sequence ATGCTCGCGACTTGGGTCTACGGCCTGTTCGCCAGTCGCGCGCAGGGGGAGCCTTCCTACGCACTGTCGATCGAACGCGGCCGGACGCCGCTCGATCAGCGTATCGGCGCCACGACGGATGCGCACCCCGGTGAGAGCGGCCTGCTTTTGCTGGACGAGAATCTCGACGCCTTCGCGGCACGTGGATTGTCGGCGCGCAAGGTCGAGCGCTCGCTCGATCTGATGTATTACATCTGGCACGACGATCTGACCGGCCGCCTTCTTCTGGCCGAGGCCCTGTCCGCGGCCGATCGCGGCGTCAGGGTGCGGATCCTGATCGACGACATCGGCACCAGCCATACATCTGATGCGATGATCGCCATGGCGCATCATCCGCATATCGAGATCCGTATCTTCAACCCGACCCGGGCGCGGCAGGGCGGCTTGCGGCGCGGCATCGAAATGATGCTGCGCGCCTTCAGCGTGACCCGGCGCATGCACAACAAGGCCTGGATCGCTGATGGCCGCGTTGCCATCCTTGGCGGGCGCAATATCGGCGACGCCTATTTCGATGCCGCGACGCAAACCAATTTCCGCGACATGGACGTGCTGGTGATGGGGCCAGCCGTCGCCCAGACGGAGAAGATCTTCGACGATTACTGGAACAGCGGCCTGGCGTTGCCGGTCGATAGGCTTTCGCCCTTGAAAGATCCTGGCGCGGCGCTGACGCGGATCGCCGCCGAATTGAGCAACGCTGCCAATGAGGCTGCCGCGCGCCCCTATCTGGAGCGCATCGCCAAACGGCTCTCGCTTCTCGATCCCGAGACCACGCGGCCCGACTGGACTCGCGCCGCCCGCGTGATCGCCGATCCGCCGCGCAAGGTGCTGGGCAAGGAGGGCAAGAACTGGCTGATGCACGACCTGCTGCCGGTCTTCGATGCGGCGCGGGAAAGGCTTGAAATCACTTCGCCCTATTTCATCCCCGGCGAGGAAGGCACGGCGGCGCTCGCCGCGATTGCGGCAAAGGGGGTTTCGGTCTCGGTCCTGACCAATTCTCTTGCGGCAACCGATGTCGCCGCGGTCCATGGCGGTTATGCGCGCTACCGTGTTCCGCTGCTCGAGGCAGGGATCAAGCTCTGGGAATTGCGCCCCGAGCATCAGGAGCGGGACTTTTCCCTGCGAGGATCGAGCCGGGCAAGCCTGCACACCAAGGCTTTCACTGCCGACGGGCATATGGGGTTCATCGGCTCGATGAACCTGGATCCTCGTTCGGCTTCCCTCAACACGGAAATGGGCGTCCTCTTCGAGTCCGAGGCCCTGGCCCGGAAGATGGCTGCCATCTGGCAGCGCGATACCGCGCCCTCCCGCAGCTATGAGGTCTGTCTGACGTCGGATGGCGACGTGGCATGGGCCGGGAGCCGGAACGGCGTGCCCGTCCGATACGACCGGGAACCGGAAGCCTCGTTCTGGCGCAGACTAACCGCACAGGCCATTGGCCTTCTGCCGCTGGAATCGCAGCTTTGA
- a CDS encoding DUF2147 domain-containing protein translates to MIGGYKPLSVLLILAATVGNAPASSISGTIWRNPANSVHIRAQPCDDRMCGVVVWANDKAKADARKGSPDPLVGAQLFRDFEQEQPGVWRGRVFVPDIGRTFTGRVTVLDSNRLEANGCLVGRIGCRSQIWTRVEK, encoded by the coding sequence ATGATCGGAGGATACAAACCGCTTTCGGTCTTGCTCATCCTGGCGGCAACGGTCGGAAATGCTCCGGCATCGAGCATTTCCGGGACTATCTGGCGCAACCCTGCAAACAGTGTGCATATCCGCGCGCAACCGTGCGACGACAGGATGTGCGGTGTCGTCGTCTGGGCTAACGACAAGGCGAAAGCCGATGCGCGCAAGGGCAGCCCGGATCCTCTGGTGGGCGCACAGCTGTTTCGTGATTTCGAGCAGGAGCAGCCCGGCGTGTGGCGCGGCCGCGTTTTCGTGCCCGATATCGGCCGGACCTTCACCGGGCGCGTCACGGTACTCGACAGCAACAGGCTCGAGGCGAACGGCTGCCTCGTCGGGCGCATCGGGTGCCGGTCGCAGATCTGGACGCGCGTCGAGAAGTAG
- a CDS encoding HdeD family acid-resistance protein, translating into MADPALETSWGWVLAYGLLVILIGVFALLNPIATGFATGVFLAVALLIYGILAIAAGLSSLSRRARWIEILLGVLSLVAAAITFFNPFAGALTLVALIGAWLLIIGVFEIVGAFQSAHDRGWRLLLGVLDTVLGGLLLFSDPATGLAFLALAVGLSFLLRGTFLIILAMGLRRIGKL; encoded by the coding sequence ATGGCCGACCCGGCATTGGAGACCAGTTGGGGCTGGGTCCTGGCTTATGGGCTGCTCGTGATCCTGATCGGCGTTTTTGCGCTCCTCAACCCAATCGCGACGGGCTTCGCGACAGGTGTTTTCCTTGCCGTGGCGCTCCTCATATACGGAATACTGGCTATCGCGGCCGGGTTGTCCTCGCTCTCCCGGCGCGCACGCTGGATCGAGATCCTCCTCGGCGTGCTGAGCCTCGTCGCGGCCGCCATCACTTTCTTCAATCCCTTCGCCGGGGCCTTGACGCTCGTCGCGCTGATCGGCGCCTGGTTGCTCATCATCGGCGTTTTCGAAATCGTCGGCGCATTCCAGTCTGCGCATGACCGGGGCTGGCGCCTGCTACTCGGCGTTCTCGACACTGTTCTGGGCGGTCTCCTCCTGTTCAGCGATCCCGCGACCGGACTTGCCTTCCTGGCATTGGCGGTCGGCCTGAGCTTCCTGCTGCGAGGAACCTTCCTCATCATCCTCGCCATGGGTCTGCGCCGCATCGGTAAGCTATAG
- a CDS encoding phospholipase A, which produces MRRAISLATIALAVPAAAHAASPVEILISDAGQEDETGAVLVDLRLLNDSGDPQGMALPDRIEAQVEQSGVSRTAWLERMATTPPNPIIPPGGFTRATYRLARRTNLSLEGAAISVPAWGTRQITLALRPADRGAQIATNTSAQSGPPNAPGLENKAVPPPSDRSAGNAFFANLSAYEPIYAVYGPGTDSAARIQISFKYQIFGTRRAQGLPLSWRDGLHFAYTQRMFWDLGADSSPFRNIDYQPELFYLTPSATLTRGISLSAQGGFRHESNGRSGLDSRSLNTLYVAPMAAFPLGGGYRLSVAPRFSLLVGDKSDNPDIRRYRGNSSLFLEVGKDDGLRLTTSTRFSVSSGKGALAADFSYPLSRLLGGGPDFYLFGQSFIGYGENLLDYDRHTTRFRLGVALVR; this is translated from the coding sequence ATGAGGCGCGCGATAAGCCTTGCCACCATCGCGCTTGCCGTCCCTGCCGCGGCTCATGCCGCATCGCCCGTCGAAATCCTGATCAGCGATGCCGGGCAGGAGGACGAAACCGGCGCTGTCCTAGTCGATCTGCGCCTGCTCAATGACAGCGGCGATCCGCAGGGCATGGCCCTTCCGGACCGCATCGAAGCGCAGGTGGAGCAGAGCGGCGTCTCTCGCACCGCCTGGCTGGAGCGCATGGCGACGACGCCTCCAAACCCGATCATTCCACCTGGCGGTTTCACGCGCGCGACCTACCGGCTTGCGCGGAGGACCAATCTGTCGCTGGAAGGCGCCGCGATCTCCGTTCCCGCATGGGGCACGCGGCAGATCACGCTGGCATTGCGGCCCGCGGACCGAGGGGCGCAAATAGCCACGAACACCTCCGCGCAATCCGGGCCTCCCAACGCGCCGGGGTTGGAAAACAAGGCTGTGCCGCCTCCCTCGGACCGGTCGGCGGGCAACGCCTTTTTCGCCAACCTGTCGGCCTATGAACCGATCTATGCTGTCTATGGTCCGGGCACCGACAGCGCCGCACGCATCCAGATCAGCTTCAAATATCAGATTTTCGGAACGAGACGCGCCCAGGGCTTGCCACTTTCCTGGCGCGACGGACTGCATTTTGCCTATACCCAGCGCATGTTCTGGGATCTTGGCGCGGATTCCTCGCCGTTTCGTAACATCGACTATCAGCCGGAACTCTTCTACCTGACCCCTTCAGCTACGTTGACACGCGGCATCTCGCTGAGCGCACAGGGCGGCTTTCGCCATGAATCCAACGGTCGCTCCGGTCTCGATTCCCGCAGCCTCAACACGCTCTATGTGGCGCCGATGGCCGCCTTCCCGCTCGGCGGCGGCTATCGCCTGTCGGTAGCTCCGCGCTTCTCCCTCCTTGTCGGCGACAAATCCGACAATCCCGATATCCGCCGCTACAGAGGCAATAGCTCGCTCTTCCTGGAAGTCGGGAAAGATGACGGCCTACGCCTTACGACATCCACGCGGTTCAGCGTCTCCAGCGGCAAAGGCGCACTCGCCGCCGATTTTTCCTATCCGCTCTCGCGGCTATTGGGCGGGGGACCCGACTTCTATCTCTTCGGCCAGAGCTTCATCGGCTATGGCGAGAATCTGCTCGACTATGATCGCCATACGACCCGTTTTCGTCTGGGCGTGGCACTGGTGCGTTGA